A region of the Paramormyrops kingsleyae isolate MSU_618 chromosome 6, PKINGS_0.4, whole genome shotgun sequence genome:
AGATATGCTGTGCATTCACGTCATCttataataaatatgtttaagGAAACGACTTATAGCCGCTGGTAATATTACCATAAAAAGCAGAAATTCATGTCAGCTGTGCCAAATAAGAAGTTGATATTTATGGAGTGCATACTTCTCCTTGAGTTCAGTGCTTCCTCTTTTATCAGTATCAGATACGTAGCCAGAGCCACCGTTTACAAAGACCTTTAAAAAGTATGCCTGCTATATGACCCACGTCACAAATGTCAAAGTGTTTGTGTGGGTGAATTTCACCACATAGCTGATACGACCTCTTAATAGCTCTGTCCATTTACACTTACAACATAAATCCTAAAATGCGTAAGTTTTGTTTGGGGTGTCGAAAGGAGGAGAGCAGCGATACATCTGCAAGGATTCTCCATTGCTGCATAAAAGTACAGCATTTCTGGAATTCCAGCAGCACGCCAAGacctgtgtgtcagcatgtTTCAGCCGTTTTACCATTCTGTTTCATTtcggggtggggttggggggtagTTGAGCAAATATGTTTTCACTTCCTGCAACAGCATACATCATTCTGGACCAATAACCTTTGATTATGTCATAATATGATCACATAGGCCAATTGACTGACATGTTTCTATGTACAGGGATCCTTTAATGCTCAAGGTTATGATGACTTGCTGTAGTGAAGTTCTCCCCATCCTAAATTTTCTTCTTAGACGGCGACTCTACGTCCGTACCTGAATGCCGTGCGTGCCACATTGCAGGCGGCCCTCTGTCTGGAGAACTTCTCCTCTCAGGTAGTGGAGCGCCACAACAAGCCAGAAGTCGAGGTCCGGTAAGTTACCTCGCCTATGTAGGCATGAGCTTACTCAGCCACGCTCATCTCAACTTAACCTCAAATGTCAGACGTCTGATGCGTACGCTGTGGCTGCTGCTTTCTTCCTGTGCCTTCAGGAGCAGTAAGGAGCTACTCTTGCAGCCCGTGATCATCAGCCGCAATGAAAAGGAGAAGGTTCTGATCGAGGGGTCCATCAACTCTGTCCGTGTCAGCATTGCTGTTAAGCAGGTTAGCCAGATACCATCCATTCTCAGTCCACACCCATCATTGTTTATCATCAAAATGATCATCAGTTTATCATGAGAATGATcacttcaaaatattttttgcaaGTATGGCCAATTGTGGCCATGGTGTTTCATCAGACTGATTATTTAAGTGCCAGCAGTTGTGTTTTATCAAAGCCTTTCTAGTGATGCTCCTGGCTTTCGCTGATGTTCTCTCCTGCGTGACTGACGTGCATTGTATGATTTTTATGACTGAGCCTCCATATGAGTGGGATGTTCATTCCTCAAACAGGCAGATGAGATTGAGAAGATTTTGTGCCACAAGTTCATGCGCTTCATGATGATGAGAGCAGAGAACTTTTTCATCTTGAGGAGGAAACCTGTGgaggtgagagagagaaagttaAACGAGGTGGCCGGGTGGGTGTGGGAAGAGGGATGTCCATTAGAAAGATCTGGAACACTGAGCAGTGCATGAAAAACATGAGTGAAGCTTGGCCAGTTGCTGAAGGCAGTATTGGATATCTTTGAGATGATCTTTTCCATACACGTTTTCAGGGTTATGACATTAGCTTCCTCATCACCAACTTCCACACGGAGCAGATGTACAAGCATAAGCTGGTGGACTTTGTCATCCACTTCATGGAGGAAATTGACAAGGAGATCAGTGAGATGAAACTATCCGTTAACGCCCGTGCCCGCATTGTTGCAGAAGAATTCCTCAAAAACGTGAGTCTCTCTTTATACTTGTCTCCATTCTCTGAACCAAAGCACAATTCCATCCACAAAACCAAAGAAGCTTTGATTATTATCAGTGTAACATTCAAAAGGTCATGTAGGATTTAAAATCCTACATAACTATAAAACCGAGATGTTTAAGCTCCCCTTTGAAACTGTATGCAAATGTTGACGTTTTTAACAAGTTTCACTGAATAGAAAAGTAACAGAAATGCAATTTTGTAACCAAGCACTTCTTTGCACTTTGCAGTTTTGAGGAACATTCCACATGCAGATCCCATAACATGGCCATCACCATGGTTACCTGTAAGGTGGGGATGGGTTAGGGGCCAaatgagagaaagagagagagagagagagagagaggtgctTATGGGGCACAGAATCGGCAAGGAAAACCAATAAAGAGACCACCTGAGCAAGAGAGTATGGCCTCTGTCCATAGGCATCCCTGCACTTAGGAATATTGGTATTTGTACATAATTATTCTCTCATTCATTTCTGCCTTCAGAACAAAACCAGGGCGGGTCCTTCAATTAACTCAATCAATATTACTGAGGGCAGAGAAGCACTGAGAATTTTGTTCCAGTAACttaatgttttgtgtttttttttttatacacaaatattttttttgttactaAAAACATTCAAAACAAGGTCCATAAAATACCTTTCTTGTATTTCAATGCAGATTATGAAGTGATTGATACAATATTATGTTATTGATGACAATTAAAGCCCATTACTGCTTGTTTGTATCTTTGTGTGTTGCTCTTTTGTCTGTGTGGAAGCTATGATATAATTGATATGATGAAAACAATATATAATTGAGGAATAGGAAATGGTAGTATGCTGGAGAGTCTGGCCTCACTGTATGCAAAAAGAATTTGCTGGACTGGGCGTGTGAGTCTATGGAATAACATACCCGATCTTTGCATTATATGACatgatttacaaaaaataatgaCATACTTCCATTACTGTTACATGGTACAGTATCTGTTTGAGCCATCCGTATTTGAAAGACTCCATATTCAGTGCAGTCATAGCAGCATCTCATATGTGACAGACATTAATATCTGCATGCCACGGGTACCTGTTAAATTTGCTTGGGTCACATAGTTTTACCATCTTTAACAGTAAATTATAATGTGATTGATGCCAGTTTTTGTAGCTTGCTACAGTGATAGTGCCAATATAAAGTTCATAGACATACAGAAAACGGGCAAATCAGTACTGTGCCTAGTACTGTGTCTCATTTTTGTAGACCCAGTGTGACTTTCTGACAAATTATCTTTAAGATCAGATGACTGCAATAGTTCAATAAAAAAATTTGAATAGAACAAAAGCACAAAACATTCTCTCAATGGGATACGCACTGGAATACGAATCACACCATCCATCAGGGTTCACCCactcatttatttg
Encoded here:
- the arpc4l gene encoding actin related protein 2/3 complex, subunit 4, like, which translates into the protein MTATLRPYLNAVRATLQAALCLENFSSQVVERHNKPEVEVRSSKELLLQPVIISRNEKEKVLIEGSINSVRVSIAVKQADEIEKILCHKFMRFMMMRAENFFILRRKPVEGYDISFLITNFHTEQMYKHKLVDFVIHFMEEIDKEISEMKLSVNARARIVAEEFLKNF